From Candidatus Poribacteria bacterium, a single genomic window includes:
- a CDS encoding ATP-binding cassette domain-containing protein: protein MIALKNINFFSSDAQHILKNITFDIPTAKVTAIIGTSGSGKTTLLRIIAGLYEPTSGEIWIDGQNLAALPKTKQQQMRSKMAIVFQHGALFDSLTVWENVAFPFYEQGAMPVSNMREEAEKLLEMVDLHGAADLSIDQCSGGMQMRIAIARALASYPEVILYDEPSSGLDPIARGLICDLVQKQQIQQRMTSVLVTHQLSAAFQISNHFVFLYEGEIIFEGTADELMEAKDPYIQRFIQPPSRSYRTTDYVRL from the coding sequence ATGATTGCACTCAAGAACATTAACTTCTTCTCTAGCGATGCACAACATATCCTCAAAAACATCACTTTTGACATTCCAACTGCCAAGGTGACCGCTATTATTGGGACGAGTGGATCTGGAAAGACAACCCTCCTTCGCATCATAGCGGGGTTGTATGAACCGACAAGTGGTGAAATCTGGATCGATGGACAAAACCTAGCCGCACTTCCAAAGACCAAGCAGCAGCAGATGCGGAGCAAAATGGCTATCGTGTTTCAACACGGTGCCCTCTTTGATTCACTCACGGTTTGGGAAAACGTTGCCTTCCCATTTTATGAACAGGGCGCAATGCCGGTTTCAAACATGAGGGAAGAAGCAGAGAAATTACTGGAGATGGTTGACTTACACGGTGCAGCAGATCTCTCGATCGATCAATGCAGCGGCGGGATGCAGATGCGAATCGCCATTGCCCGGGCACTCGCCTCTTATCCTGAGGTTATCCTGTACGATGAACCCTCTAGTGGCTTGGATCCAATTGCACGAGGTCTAATCTGTGATCTCGTCCAAAAGCAACAGATTCAGCAACGTATGACTTCAGTGCTTGTTACCCATCAACTCTCTGCAGCGTTTCAAATCTCCAACCATTTCGTTTTTCTATACGAGGGCGAAATTATCTTTGAAGGAACTGCCGATGAATTGATGGAAGCAAAAGACCCCTATATTCAACGCTT
- a CDS encoding insulinase family protein → MKKYPLYWLIGSFALILLITATGDAQNKPHEGLVYPPLNQPQPPVPDRFELDNGMIVYLLEDHELPIIDISVRIRTGSLYEPADKVGLAAITGAVMRTGGTTSKTGDELDEILENLAASVETGIGDDAGSASVSVLKEDLDTGLSILADILMNPAFREDKIELEKVQHRSGIARRNDNPGGITRREFSKLIYGADSPYARTTEYDTINSITRDDLVAFYQKFFRPNNIILGVLGDFDSETMLTKIQEAFKGWEPAEIDLPEKPKIPEMYGKRVALVNKDDVNQTNIRMGHIGWLRKNEDYPALVVMSQILGIGFSSRLINSIRVEKGLAYSVGNNYGAGYDVPGVFFIACGTKSEATVTAIEAILVEVEKMRAEEVTDEELKQAIDGFMNSSVFDYDTKGEILSRALRYEYHDYPQDFVEQLMAGIREVTKADVKRVAAEYLHPDKFTLIAVGKASDFDKPLNTLGDVTEVDITIPLPSPEPVPEAGEADVTKAKAILADVIEAHGGLDKLKSVKNIITKGKMVVNTPGGMMELDGEVTIVLPNKARADLSMPAMGMRMSRIYDGQSGWMVMPQGVQPLPPAYVEEGKKEIFRDSIPLLAYVSNEEVSAQYLGAEDVNGKMADVILISDTPADTLKLFIDQETKYIIKKEYQSLTDQGPAEREEFLDDYREVSGVMIAFHTVSFDNGEQSAEITFSEATINAEVDESLFEK, encoded by the coding sequence GTGAAAAAGTACCCCTTATATTGGCTAATAGGGAGTTTTGCCCTGATCCTTTTGATTACTGCTACTGGAGATGCACAAAACAAGCCCCATGAAGGGCTCGTTTATCCACCCCTAAATCAACCGCAGCCACCCGTTCCTGATCGGTTTGAATTAGATAATGGGATGATTGTTTATCTCCTAGAAGACCATGAACTGCCAATTATTGATATTTCTGTGCGGATCCGCACCGGTTCACTCTACGAACCCGCGGACAAAGTTGGGCTGGCAGCGATCACCGGGGCAGTCATGCGAACAGGTGGCACTACAAGTAAAACCGGAGATGAGCTTGATGAAATTCTGGAGAATTTAGCAGCGTCCGTTGAAACGGGCATCGGTGACGATGCCGGCTCAGCGTCCGTGTCAGTGTTGAAGGAAGACCTTGATACAGGGCTATCCATACTCGCGGATATTCTCATGAATCCTGCGTTCCGAGAGGATAAAATCGAGTTAGAAAAGGTGCAACATCGCAGCGGCATTGCGCGGCGAAATGATAATCCGGGAGGAATCACGAGGCGAGAATTCAGTAAACTCATCTACGGTGCAGACAGTCCGTATGCACGCACAACCGAGTATGATACGATCAACAGTATCACCCGTGATGACCTCGTAGCGTTCTATCAGAAATTTTTCCGCCCGAACAACATCATTTTAGGTGTGCTTGGAGACTTCGACTCCGAAACTATGCTGACAAAGATTCAGGAGGCTTTCAAGGGATGGGAACCTGCGGAAATCGACCTGCCTGAAAAACCGAAAATTCCCGAAATGTATGGGAAGAGAGTCGCGCTAGTCAACAAGGATGACGTGAACCAAACCAATATCCGTATGGGACACATTGGCTGGTTGCGTAAGAATGAAGACTATCCTGCCCTGGTCGTGATGTCCCAAATTCTGGGGATTGGGTTTTCCAGCCGATTGATAAACAGCATCCGAGTTGAAAAAGGGCTGGCATATTCTGTTGGAAACAATTACGGCGCGGGTTACGATGTTCCCGGTGTCTTTTTCATTGCATGTGGAACCAAATCGGAAGCCACCGTAACAGCAATCGAAGCGATTCTGGTCGAAGTTGAAAAGATGCGGGCCGAAGAGGTCACCGACGAGGAGTTAAAACAAGCAATTGATGGTTTCATGAATTCTTCTGTGTTTGACTACGATACCAAGGGAGAAATTCTGTCTCGTGCGCTCCGGTATGAATACCATGACTATCCACAGGATTTCGTTGAGCAACTCATGGCGGGGATTCGAGAAGTCACAAAAGCAGATGTCAAGCGTGTTGCTGCTGAATACCTGCACCCCGATAAGTTCACCCTCATCGCTGTTGGTAAAGCCAGCGATTTTGATAAACCGTTGAATACGCTTGGAGATGTCACAGAAGTCGATATTACCATTCCACTACCCTCTCCTGAACCTGTTCCCGAAGCGGGTGAAGCGGATGTTACAAAAGCCAAAGCAATTCTCGCCGATGTTATTGAAGCGCACGGTGGGCTTGATAAACTGAAGTCGGTGAAAAACATCATTACCAAAGGGAAAATGGTTGTGAATACGCCCGGTGGAATGATGGAGCTTGATGGGGAGGTAACGATAGTATTACCGAACAAAGCGCGGGCAGATCTAAGTATGCCGGCAATGGGTATGCGGATGAGTCGAATTTATGATGGTCAATCTGGGTGGATGGTGATGCCTCAAGGGGTTCAACCCCTTCCTCCAGCTTATGTTGAAGAAGGGAAAAAAGAAATTTTTCGAGACAGTATTCCCCTGCTAGCCTATGTTTCTAATGAGGAGGTGTCTGCTCAATATCTTGGTGCAGAAGATGTAAACGGTAAAATGGCAGATGTCATTCTAATCAGCGATACGCCGGCGGATACCCTTAAACTCTTTATTGACCAAGAAACAAAATATATTATTAAAAAAGAGTATCAGTCGCTAACGGATCAGGGACCTGCGGAGCGAGAGGAGTTCTTGGACGATTATCGAGAAGTTTCCGGCGTGATGATTGCCTTTCATACTGTTTCGTTCGATAATGGTGAGCAATCTGCTGAGATCACGTTCAGCGAAGCCACGATTAACGCCGAGGTGGATGAATCGTTATTCGAGAAATAA
- a CDS encoding class I SAM-dependent methyltransferase has protein sequence MSRALAKLEYDVTAISPDSNHAKYFENLLSQLTFLQTKFEDLDIDDKFDLILMSESQNYFPTEIGFRQCTTLLSPEGYLLVSGMFRKDSDSEFTEVPNTIADYAKTAEKHSLLLIENVDITPNILPTINFIYESMERYVEPSVKMLNQFISSIAPVKSWFIKVFFRKQMKKTLQLYNYYRKRTDPLFFKKNIVYARLLFQHNV, from the coding sequence GTGTCGAGAGCGCTCGCAAAATTGGAATATGATGTAACCGCTATTTCACCCGATAGTAATCATGCGAAATATTTTGAGAATCTTCTCTCACAATTAACCTTCCTGCAGACAAAATTTGAAGACCTCGACATTGATGACAAATTCGATCTGATCCTCATGAGTGAATCTCAGAACTATTTCCCAACTGAAATCGGATTCCGCCAATGCACTACACTTTTGTCGCCTGAAGGATATTTACTTGTTTCGGGGATGTTTAGAAAAGATAGTGATAGCGAATTTACAGAGGTTCCCAATACCATTGCGGATTATGCAAAAACTGCCGAGAAGCACAGCCTGTTATTAATCGAAAATGTTGATATAACCCCAAACATACTTCCAACTATCAATTTCATATATGAATCGATGGAGCGTTATGTCGAGCCAAGTGTAAAAATGTTAAATCAATTTATATCATCAATAGCACCTGTAAAGAGCTGGTTCATTAAAGTCTTTTTTCGGAAGCAGATGAAGAAGACCCTACAGCTTTATAATTATTATAGAAAAAGAACGGATCCACTTTTTTTTAAAAAGAATATAGTTTATGCCAGACTCCTGTTTCAACACAATGTCTAG
- a CDS encoding FAD-dependent oxidoreductase produces MADVLIIGDGPGGLSAALFLAKNDMNVTVFGQNKTLMHDAMLYNYLGIPQITGTEFQEVSRKQVEGFGGKILDVEVTEIETGGAEFSLSTAAGDKHQGKYLIVATGLEEALAETLGLDIDSDNDDAIVADREGKTAIENLYVIGWLTRGQRTQAIISAGEGAAAALSIISSEIGRDFHDFDVVKENGDDE; encoded by the coding sequence ATGGCAGATGTTCTAATTATTGGTGATGGTCCCGGCGGTTTAAGTGCCGCACTCTTCCTAGCCAAAAACGACATGAATGTAACCGTTTTTGGTCAAAATAAAACTTTGATGCATGACGCAATGCTTTACAACTACTTGGGCATTCCTCAGATAACCGGAACTGAGTTTCAAGAGGTTTCGCGTAAACAGGTCGAAGGATTTGGCGGCAAAATTCTTGATGTCGAAGTAACCGAGATTGAAACTGGTGGTGCTGAATTTTCATTGAGTACTGCGGCGGGCGATAAGCATCAGGGAAAATATCTTATCGTTGCAACCGGTTTGGAAGAAGCGTTAGCCGAAACACTTGGACTTGATATTGATAGCGATAATGATGATGCTATCGTTGCCGATCGAGAGGGTAAGACAGCCATTGAGAATCTCTATGTTATTGGGTGGTTGACTCGCGGTCAGCGAACACAAGCGATTATTTCCGCCGGCGAAGGGGCCGCAGCAGCATTAAGCATTATCTCGAGCGAAATCGGTAGGGATTTTCACGATTTTGATGTTGTTAAAGAAAATGGAGATGACGAGTAA
- a CDS encoding ABC transporter permease, whose protein sequence is MKHIVQSINNWLKLRVIEIQEFVIFMANVARSLYRKPRYWNDFFDHMDIMGVGSIPIVLIAGGCIGALITLETLVELRTFGANVLLGKLTGLSIIRGSGPVFTAMIVSTRVCSSAAAELGAMQVSQQIDALVTMGVDPFRKLVTPRIAAGTLMFPALATVNGIAAILTGALVAQLSGAMSLSFFLNQSLSSITPGDVLWGLTKSTVFGFIVVSIACYYGLRIQGGTAGVRAAASQAAVACVLLILISNSIMTTIVHAF, encoded by the coding sequence ATGAAACATATTGTACAGTCCATCAATAACTGGCTGAAATTACGAGTTATCGAAATACAGGAATTTGTAATTTTCATGGCGAATGTTGCAAGGAGCTTATACAGAAAACCTCGATATTGGAACGATTTCTTCGATCACATGGACATCATGGGGGTTGGTTCGATTCCTATTGTACTTATCGCGGGAGGGTGCATTGGAGCCTTGATCACATTGGAAACGCTCGTAGAACTACGTACCTTCGGGGCAAACGTGTTGTTGGGAAAGTTGACAGGGCTTTCGATTATACGTGGTTCGGGACCCGTCTTCACGGCGATGATTGTCTCGACCCGTGTGTGTTCGTCCGCTGCCGCCGAGTTAGGCGCAATGCAGGTAAGCCAGCAAATTGATGCCTTGGTGACGATGGGAGTAGATCCTTTTCGGAAGTTAGTTACCCCACGTATCGCTGCTGGGACGCTTATGTTTCCCGCGTTGGCGACTGTCAACGGTATTGCGGCAATCCTTACAGGAGCTTTGGTTGCGCAGCTTTCGGGCGCAATGAGTCTATCGTTTTTCCTAAATCAATCCTTGAGCAGCATCACTCCCGGCGATGTTCTCTGGGGGCTAACCAAATCAACTGTATTTGGTTTTATTGTTGTTTCAATTGCTTGCTACTACGGGCTACGTATTCAGGGAGGCACCGCAGGGGTTCGGGCCGCCGCATCGCAGGCGGCAGTTGCTTGCGTACTTCTCATTCTGATCTCTAATTCTATCATGACAACAATTGTTCATGCATTTTAG
- a CDS encoding insulinase family protein yields MQWSRMIVTEIQQRLCCFVCLLFALCTATLYAAGFEDVEQKIREHVLANDMKFIILERHDAPVFSGYIYVNVGSADEVYGNTGIAHVFEHMAFKGTTTLGTKGYDEEKALMDKMDDVFDQLRAQWAKGNHADAEKLGELEAEFKQLQEEASRYSDGEEYTKILEQEGAVGVNAGTSADWTAYFYSLPSNRIELWMALESERFIDPVMREFFKEKDVIKEERRMRTESSPIGRLIEELQGLSYLAHPYGHPIIGHMSDINTTTRAEALQFFKEHYTPGNMVAAIIGDVNADEVIQMAEKYFGRMPARPNPPRVETAEPKQLGERRIKIVEQTQPFIALAYHKPEVRHPDNAVFGAITDILASGRTSRLYKKLIRDEKISISAGAFPGFPGDKYSNLFLFYSFPAQGHTNAKNEEMILAEIEILKTELVSEAELKKVKTLAKAGLIRSLRSNSGLAGMLCSAEFLLGDWRELFKSLERIEKVTSEDIKRVANEYFVDANRSVGEIVTSTDDDEKEESQ; encoded by the coding sequence ATGCAATGGTCCAGAATGATTGTAACTGAGATTCAACAGAGACTGTGCTGCTTCGTTTGTTTACTGTTTGCTTTGTGTACAGCGACCTTATATGCAGCCGGATTTGAAGATGTCGAACAAAAAATCAGGGAACATGTTTTGGCTAACGACATGAAGTTCATCATCCTTGAACGGCATGATGCGCCGGTGTTTTCCGGATATATCTATGTCAACGTCGGTAGTGCTGACGAAGTATATGGAAATACTGGAATTGCCCATGTCTTTGAACACATGGCGTTTAAAGGAACAACGACCCTCGGAACAAAAGGGTATGATGAAGAGAAGGCGCTTATGGACAAAATGGATGATGTGTTTGACCAACTCAGAGCCCAATGGGCAAAAGGAAATCATGCGGATGCAGAAAAACTAGGTGAATTAGAAGCGGAATTTAAGCAGCTTCAAGAGGAAGCCTCTCGATACTCCGATGGCGAAGAATATACGAAGATCTTAGAGCAGGAAGGAGCTGTCGGTGTCAATGCCGGTACTTCCGCTGATTGGACTGCGTATTTTTATAGCCTGCCTTCAAATAGGATTGAGTTGTGGATGGCACTCGAATCGGAGCGATTTATTGATCCCGTGATGCGAGAGTTTTTCAAGGAAAAAGATGTCATTAAAGAAGAACGACGGATGAGAACTGAGAGCAGTCCAATCGGTAGGTTGATTGAAGAACTCCAAGGACTGTCATATCTAGCGCATCCCTACGGTCATCCAATCATCGGTCACATGTCGGATATTAATACAACAACGCGAGCAGAAGCCCTTCAGTTTTTTAAGGAACACTATACCCCCGGCAATATGGTCGCTGCAATTATTGGTGATGTAAATGCGGATGAAGTTATCCAGATGGCGGAAAAATACTTTGGTAGAATGCCTGCTCGCCCAAATCCACCTCGCGTTGAAACTGCCGAGCCAAAACAGCTAGGGGAACGACGCATCAAAATTGTAGAACAGACGCAGCCATTCATCGCTCTTGCCTACCACAAACCGGAAGTCAGACATCCAGACAACGCTGTTTTTGGCGCAATAACGGATATCTTGGCTTCGGGCCGAACATCACGTCTTTACAAAAAATTAATTCGGGACGAGAAAATCTCCATCTCTGCCGGTGCCTTCCCGGGATTTCCGGGCGACAAATACTCCAATCTTTTCCTCTTCTATTCATTCCCCGCACAAGGCCACACCAACGCCAAAAACGAAGAGATGATCTTGGCTGAAATTGAAATTCTTAAAACGGAGTTGGTTTCGGAGGCGGAACTGAAGAAAGTCAAAACGCTTGCAAAAGCCGGATTGATTCGTTCGCTTCGTTCTAACAGCGGATTAGCTGGGATGTTATGCAGCGCCGAATTCCTTCTGGGCGACTGGCGGGAATTGTTTAAGTCACTTGAACGGATTGAAAAGGTCACGAGCGAAGACATTAAACGGGTTGCAAACGAATATTTTGTGGATGCCAACAGATCCGTGGGAGAGATTGTAACATCGACAGACGATGACGAAAAGGAGGAAAGTCAGTGA